Genomic segment of Gammaproteobacteria bacterium:
CGTAGCGGGCTACCTCGACCGCGTACGCGAGGACGTCATCGAGAACATCCAGTTCTTCTTCCCCGCGGAGCGCCCGGCGGCCGCCGGGCCCGCGGGACTGCCGCCCGAGCCCGGCGGTCCCCGGCTCGACGGCACGGAGCCCGCCTCCCCTGCCCACCCCGCCCTCGGTCGCTACACCGTCAACGTCGTCGTGGACCACTCCGGCGACGGCGGCGTGCGGATCGTCTACGAGCAGCATCCGACGCTCGGTAACCTCGTCGGCCGCGTCGAGCACGCAGCGCACTTCGGCGCGCTCGTCACGAACTTCACGATGATTCGCCCCGGCGCGCTGCATCGCGCGAACGGCGGCTATCTGATTCTCGACGCGGAGCGCGTGCTCGCCGAGCCTCTCGCGTGGCCCGCGTTGAAGCGCGCGCTGTTCGGAAGGGAAATCAGGATCGAGTCGCCCGGCCAGAGCTTGAGCCTGGTCAGCACCGTCTCGCTGGAGCCGCAGCCTATTCCGCTCGACGCAAAGGTGATCCTGATCGGCGAGCGGCTCATCTACTATCTTCTGTGCGAGCTCGACCCGGATTTCGCCGACCTTTTCAAAGTCGCCGCGGACCTCGAGAACCGGATCGATCGCGATCCGAGCAGCACCGACCGCTACGGCCGCCTGATCGGCGCGCTCGCGAAGCGCGAGGGGCTGCTGCCGTTCAAGGCCGATGCCGTCGCCCGCGTGATCGAGCACGGCGCGCGGATGATCGGCGACGCGGAAAAGCTCACCACGCAGCTGCGGGACGTCGCCGATCTGCTGTGCGAGGCGAGCTTCAGAGCGGAGCGCGAGTCGGCCGAGACGGTCGAGCGGCGGCACGTGCAGCAGGCGATCGAAGCGCAAATTCGCCGGGTCGACCGTCTGCGCGAGGAGTTCCAGGAGGAGATCGAGCGCAACGATCTGCTGATCGACACGGACGGCGCGAAGATCGGTCAGATCAACGGACTTTCGGTGTTCGGCCTCGGCAGCTTCCATTTCGGTCAACCCACGCGCATCACGGCGAACGTGCGCATCGGCGACGGGCAGGTGGTGGACATCGAGCGGGAGATCGAGCTCGGCGGCGCGATCCATTCGAAAGGCGTGCTCATTCTCTCCGCCTACCTCGGCTCGCGTTATGCGGCGGAAACGCCGCTGTCCGTCCACGCGAGCCTCGTCTTCGAGCAGAGCTACGGCGGCGTCGAAGGCGACAGCGCCTCCGTCGCCGAGACGTGCGCCCTGCTCTCTTCACTCGCGGACCTGCCCATCAAGCAGTCGCTCGCCGTGACCGGCTCGGTGAATCAGCACGGCCAGGTCCAGGTGATCGGCGGCGTCAACGAGAAGATCGAAGGTTTCTTCGACACGTGCGCCCGCCGCGGGCTCACGGGCGAGCAAGGCGTCCTGATTCCGAAGGACAATGTGAAGCACCTGATGCTGCGCGAGGACATCGTTCAAGCGGCACGCGACGGGCTCTTTCACATTTACCCGATCGCGACGATCGACGATGCGATCACGCTGCTCACGGGCGTCCCGGCGGGGCAACGCAACGCACGCGGCAAGTTCCCGGTAGGCACCGTCAACTA
This window contains:
- a CDS encoding AAA family ATPase — its product is MVKKANKAKAVKTLRAAMPSAPAPLSPDALYRRCDPASLSFSTTAELGDTELAVGQDRLLDALDFGVHVGHDGFNIFVLGPSGSLKHAMVEEFLRKRAPARAGSLDWCYVNNFDEERKPRVLALPAGRGTVLRRDMARLIDELREAIPAAFESEHYRNSVAEIHQEYEDRYRAAMETLQQEARSSSVSVVRTPHGFAIAPVRDGELLDDEKFEKLPEEEREQTRKAVAAMSDKLRQHLETLPRWNKERRERIKDLNRRVTELAAAPPIEQLKEAYRELPDVAGYLDRVREDVIENIQFFFPAERPAAAGPAGLPPEPGGPRLDGTEPASPAHPALGRYTVNVVVDHSGDGGVRIVYEQHPTLGNLVGRVEHAAHFGALVTNFTMIRPGALHRANGGYLILDAERVLAEPLAWPALKRALFGREIRIESPGQSLSLVSTVSLEPQPIPLDAKVILIGERLIYYLLCELDPDFADLFKVAADLENRIDRDPSSTDRYGRLIGALAKREGLLPFKADAVARVIEHGARMIGDAEKLTTQLRDVADLLCEASFRAERESAETVERRHVQQAIEAQIRRVDRLREEFQEEIERNDLLIDTDGAKIGQINGLSVFGLGSFHFGQPTRITANVRIGDGQVVDIEREIELGGAIHSKGVLILSAYLGSRYAAETPLSVHASLVFEQSYGGVEGDSASVAETCALLSSLADLPIKQSLAVTGSVNQHGQVQVIGGVNEKIEGFFDTCARRGLTGEQGVLIPKDNVKHLMLREDIVQAARDGLFHIYPIATIDDAITLLTGVPAGQRNARGKFPVGTVNYRVEHRLQELAAKREQMSQEILRKARRTKAKSKSKTEEE